In one Penaeus chinensis breed Huanghai No. 1 chromosome 33, ASM1920278v2, whole genome shotgun sequence genomic region, the following are encoded:
- the LOC125043220 gene encoding uncharacterized protein LOC125043220 gives MNPPATSDFRREISSRSCALTAASRWCPDIRLRSAGAGHSLPTSPVRRKCINSTLLITTMSQSGRPGTRGDTGLNASGLDKDSDPKGCVGDKSQDNSDSTVNKSTMYSIKRGEDTDSINEGGRGESLISTNTRK, from the exons ATGAACCCACCTGCCACGTCGGATTTTAGAAGGGAAATTTCCTCCAGATCTTGCGCCCTAACTGCCGCCTCGCGTTGGTGCCCCGATATAAGGCTTCGTTCTGCGGGCGCTGGTCACTCGCTTCCGACATCTCCTGTTAGAAG aAAGTGTATTAATAGCACCCTATTGATCACCACCATGTCGCAATCAg GCCGCCCGGGAACAAGAGGCGATACAGGCCTCAACGCCTCGGGCCTCGATAAGGATTCCGACCCTAAGGGCTGCGTGGGGGACAAGAGCCAGGACAACTCAG ACTCAACTGTCAACAAATCCACCATGTACAGCATCAAGCGCGGCGAGGATACGGATTCGATCAACGAAGGCGGGCGGGGAGAGAGTCTGATATCTACCAACACCAGGAAGTAG